A genomic region of Pseudomonadota bacterium contains the following coding sequences:
- the rpsQ gene encoding 30S ribosomal protein S17, whose product MPKRILQGTVVSTGADKTAVVKVERKVKHPLYGKTIRKSKKYHAHDADNSCTVGDVVRIIEATPMSKLKRWAVESTVSKASALDAAEA is encoded by the coding sequence ATGCCAAAACGCATTCTTCAAGGTACTGTGGTAAGCACAGGCGCTGATAAAACAGCTGTCGTTAAGGTGGAGCGTAAAGTTAAGCACCCTCTATACGGCAAAACAATTCGTAAGAGTAAAAAATACCATGCTCATGACGCTGATAACAGCTGCACGGTTGGTGATGTTGTTCGTATTATCGAAGCAACACCAATGTCTAAGCTGAAGCGTTGGGCGGTTGAAAGCACAGTCAGCAAAGCATCTGCACTAGATGCAGCTGAAGCGTAA
- the rplX gene encoding 50S ribosomal protein L24, giving the protein MQSPLKTGDEVIVISGKEKGKTGKISSVVTKTNRVVVEGVNMVKRHMKASMVSEAGVVSKEAPIHASNVMLKDPETGKPTRIGHKIENGKKVRFAKKSGKVLG; this is encoded by the coding sequence ATGCAAAGCCCACTTAAGACTGGCGATGAAGTCATCGTTATCTCGGGTAAGGAAAAAGGCAAAACTGGTAAAATTAGCAGTGTTGTGACTAAGACGAACCGTGTGGTTGTCGAAGGCGTAAACATGGTTAAGCGTCACATGAAAGCTTCTATGGTATCTGAAGCGGGTGTTGTTTCTAAGGAAGCTCCAATCCACGCTTCTAACGTAATGCTGAAAGACCCAGAAACTGGTAAGCCAACTCGTATTGGCCACAAAATTGAAAACGGTAAAAAAGTTAGATTCGCTAAGAAATCTGGCAAAGTACTAGGTTAA
- the rplV gene encoding 50S ribosomal protein L22, with protein sequence MAKQKQPRRLEQTETRAVLKSAKSSPQKARLVMELIKGKSVEKALAELTFSTKAISREVKTLLESAIANAENNHGLNVDELYVKTAFADKSFVMKRFRARARGRAAKILKPRSHLTVVVAERPEPTTAKTGE encoded by the coding sequence ATGGCTAAACAGAAACAACCACGCCGTCTAGAACAGACAGAAACGCGTGCTGTGCTGAAAAGCGCAAAGTCCAGCCCGCAGAAAGCGCGTCTGGTAATGGAACTAATCAAAGGCAAAAGCGTTGAGAAGGCCCTAGCTGAACTTACGTTCTCTACAAAGGCAATCTCACGTGAGGTTAAAACTCTTCTTGAGAGTGCAATCGCTAACGCTGAAAACAACCACGGTCTGAACGTAGACGAGCTTTACGTGAAGACAGCATTCGCTGATAAGAGTTTTGTAATGAAACGCTTCCGCGCGCGTGCTCGTGGCCGTGCTGCTAAGATTTTGAAACCTCGCTCACACCTAACTGTTGTAGTTGCTGAGCGCCCTGAACCAACAACTGCGAAAACAGGAGAATAA
- the rpmC gene encoding 50S ribosomal protein L29 — MKNADIQKMDAGKLKETLLNLRKEQMNLRFQKATGQMENPNRWREVRTTIARVKTQMTAASAAKGE, encoded by the coding sequence ATGAAAAATGCAGACATTCAAAAGATGGACGCTGGAAAGCTGAAGGAAACACTACTTAACCTTCGCAAAGAGCAGATGAACCTGCGTTTCCAAAAAGCGACCGGTCAAATGGAAAACCCAAACCGCTGGCGTGAAGTTCGCACGACGATCGCTCGCGTGAAAACACAAATGACAGCAGCTTCTGCTGCCAAAGGAGAGTAA
- the rpsN gene encoding 30S ribosomal protein S14 has product MAKKSAVNRNDKRIRMAANQEERRAELKKTIKDPSTSYEDKMAARDALNKLAKNGCAIRVQTRCQFTGRPHSVYKKYGICRNVLREMASRGALPGVSKSSW; this is encoded by the coding sequence ATGGCTAAGAAAAGTGCTGTTAACCGCAATGATAAGCGTATCCGCATGGCTGCAAACCAAGAAGAGCGCCGTGCTGAACTGAAGAAAACAATTAAGGACCCATCAACTTCATACGAAGACAAGATGGCTGCTCGTGACGCTCTAAACAAGCTTGCGAAAAACGGTTGCGCAATCCGCGTTCAGACTCGTTGCCAGTTTACTGGTCGTCCTCACTCTGTTTACAAGAAGTATGGCATCTGCCGTAACGTTCTACGTGAAATGGCTTCACGTGGCGCGCTACCAGGTGTTTCAAAATCAAGCTGGTAA
- the rplR gene encoding 50S ribosomal protein L18 gives MTSKANSNRALRNRHKLKTVSARNDRVRLSVYRSEQHIYAQVIDDVKGTTLASASTVDKKLRKSIKKGSTVEAATAVGAEIGKRAKDAGVKDVFFDRGSFRFQGRIKALADAAREAGLNF, from the coding sequence ATGACATCTAAAGCGAATTCAAACCGCGCTCTTAGAAACAGACACAAGCTTAAAACTGTGTCTGCGCGTAACGATCGTGTGCGCCTAAGCGTGTACAGAAGTGAGCAACACATTTATGCTCAAGTAATCGACGATGTGAAGGGTACAACTCTTGCTTCAGCTTCAACAGTTGACAAGAAACTTCGTAAGTCAATCAAGAAGGGTAGCACTGTTGAAGCAGCAACAGCTGTAGGTGCTGAAATTGGTAAGCGTGCTAAAGACGCTGGTGTTAAAGATGTATTCTTTGACCGTGGTTCTTTCCGTTTCCAAGGTCGAATTAAAGCACTTGCTGACGCGGCTCGCGAAGCAGGCCTAAACTTCTAA
- the rplP gene encoding 50S ribosomal protein L16: MLQPKRTKFRKAHKGRIHGLAKGGTDINFGEYGLKAMEPARVTSRQIEAARRAMTRYVARGGRIWIRIFPDVPVSSKPAEVRMGKGKGTTEYWACRVKPGRIMYEITGVPEEKAREAMRLAAMKLPVKCKFVSRHTQ; encoded by the coding sequence ATGTTACAACCGAAAAGAACTAAATTCCGCAAGGCGCATAAGGGTCGTATCCACGGCCTAGCCAAGGGCGGTACTGATATTAACTTTGGAGAATACGGTCTGAAAGCAATGGAACCTGCACGTGTAACATCACGTCAGATTGAAGCTGCTCGTCGTGCTATGACTCGCTACGTTGCTCGTGGCGGTCGCATTTGGATCCGCATCTTCCCAGACGTACCTGTATCAAGCAAACCTGCTGAAGTACGTATGGGTAAAGGTAAAGGTACTACTGAGTACTGGGCATGCCGTGTTAAACCAGGTCGTATTATGTACGAAATTACTGGTGTTCCAGAAGAAAAAGCGCGTGAAGCAATGCGTCTAGCGGCGATGAAGCTTCCAGTGAAATGTAAATTCGTTTCACGCCACACGCAGTAA
- the rpsS gene encoding 30S ribosomal protein S19 yields the protein MPRSIRKGPFVDHHLAAKVEKMIESNKKQVVKTWSRRSTIMPDFVGFTFAVHNGKKFVPVLVTDQMIGHKLGEFAPTRTFTGHPDKKVK from the coding sequence ATGCCACGTTCAATTCGTAAAGGACCATTTGTAGACCACCACCTGGCTGCAAAGGTTGAAAAAATGATCGAGAGCAACAAGAAACAAGTTGTGAAGACATGGTCTCGTCGTAGCACGATTATGCCAGACTTCGTAGGCTTTACCTTTGCTGTTCATAACGGTAAAAAGTTTGTACCAGTACTTGTAACGGACCAAATGATTGGCCATAAGCTTGGCGAATTTGCTCCAACGCGTACATTTACTGGTCACCCAGACAAAAAAGTAAAATAG
- the rplN gene encoding 50S ribosomal protein L14, whose product MIQVESNLGVADNSGAKRVQCIKVLGGSKRRYASVGDVIVVAIKDALPRGRVKKGDVAFAVVVRTSQSIKRKDGTSIRFDNNSAVIIDKKHEPVGTRIFGPVARELRRKNFNKIVSLAPEVL is encoded by the coding sequence ATGATTCAAGTAGAAAGTAATTTGGGCGTTGCCGATAACTCTGGCGCAAAACGCGTTCAGTGCATCAAGGTTCTTGGTGGTTCTAAGCGTCGTTATGCTTCAGTTGGTGACGTGATTGTTGTTGCGATTAAAGACGCACTGCCTCGCGGCCGTGTTAAAAAAGGTGACGTAGCGTTCGCTGTTGTTGTGCGCACATCTCAGTCTATTAAGCGTAAAGACGGTACAAGCATCCGTTTCGATAACAACTCTGCAGTTATTATCGATAAGAAACATGAGCCAGTAGGTACACGTATCTTTGGTCCTGTAGCACGTGAGCTTCGCCGTAAGAACTTTAACAAAATTGTCTCACTAGCACCGGAGGTTCTATAA
- the rpsC gene encoding 30S ribosomal protein S3 codes for MGQKVNPIGQRLKINRTWDSLWFASKKDYAGLLAEDEAIRKFVKKNLKNASVSKVVIERPASKCRVFIHTARPGVIIGKKGADIETLRAKLQKLTSADVFLNIVEVRKPDLDAQLAADSIASQLERRIAFRRAMKRSMQNAMMNGAEGIKVSCSGRLNGAEIARTEWYREGRLPLHTLRADIQYGFAEAHTTYGVIGIKVWINVGEKYEMDMPSTAEERNVN; via the coding sequence ATGGGTCAGAAGGTTAACCCTATTGGGCAAAGACTTAAGATCAACCGTACGTGGGACTCACTATGGTTTGCATCTAAGAAGGACTACGCAGGTCTTCTAGCGGAAGATGAAGCGATTCGTAAGTTCGTTAAGAAAAACCTAAAGAACGCAAGTGTTTCTAAGGTTGTTATCGAGCGTCCAGCAAGCAAATGCCGTGTGTTCATCCATACAGCTCGCCCTGGCGTAATCATCGGTAAAAAAGGTGCCGATATCGAAACACTACGCGCTAAGCTACAAAAGCTTACATCTGCTGATGTTTTCCTAAACATCGTAGAAGTACGCAAACCTGACCTAGATGCACAGCTTGCAGCTGACAGCATCGCGTCACAGCTTGAGCGTCGTATCGCGTTCCGTCGCGCTATGAAACGTTCTATGCAGAACGCAATGATGAACGGTGCAGAAGGTATCAAGGTATCTTGCTCTGGTCGTCTAAACGGTGCAGAAATCGCGCGTACTGAATGGTACCGTGAAGGTCGTCTTCCTCTACACACACTCCGTGCTGATATCCAGTATGGTTTTGCGGAAGCACACACTACTTACGGTGTGATCGGTATTAAGGTTTGGATCAATGTCGGTGAAAAATACGAGATGGATATGCCAAGCACTGCCGAAGAGCGCAACGTAAATTAA
- the rplW gene encoding 50S ribosomal protein L23 produces MSKTQATEGMYTVLKRPLITEKTAQMSTAGNWYAFEVDTSADKPAIKRAVEAVYNVKVDKVNTSNLNGKVKRFRGGLGRRNDVKKAFIRLAAGQTLDVSAGV; encoded by the coding sequence ATGTCAAAAACACAAGCTACTGAAGGTATGTACACTGTACTGAAGCGTCCTCTCATTACTGAGAAGACTGCTCAAATGAGTACTGCTGGTAACTGGTATGCGTTTGAAGTAGATACATCTGCTGACAAACCTGCTATCAAGCGTGCGGTTGAAGCTGTTTACAACGTAAAAGTTGATAAAGTGAACACTTCTAACCTAAACGGTAAAGTAAAACGTTTCCGTGGTGGCCTTGGCCGTCGCAACGATGTCAAGAAGGCATTCATTCGTCTGGCAGCTGGCCAAACGCTTGACGTGTCTGCTGGCGTATAA
- the rplE gene encoding 50S ribosomal protein L5, which produces MEAPRFRKQYDETITKELMKKFEYKNVMQLPKLEKIVINMGVGKAAEDKKLIDAAVKDMTKIAGQAPVVTRARKSIAGFKIRDGMPVGCKVTLRGRRMYEFLDRLITVALPRVRDFEGVSHKAFDGRGNYALGITEQIIFPEIDYDQTDRVRGMDIVICTTAQNNEEAHALLEAFGMPFRRKVQ; this is translated from the coding sequence ATGGAAGCACCTCGTTTTAGAAAACAGTACGACGAAACCATCACTAAAGAGTTGATGAAGAAGTTCGAGTACAAAAATGTGATGCAGCTACCTAAGCTGGAAAAGATCGTGATCAACATGGGTGTTGGTAAAGCGGCTGAAGATAAGAAACTTATCGACGCAGCTGTAAAAGACATGACAAAGATCGCTGGTCAGGCTCCTGTAGTAACACGCGCACGTAAATCAATCGCTGGATTTAAAATCCGTGACGGTATGCCTGTAGGTTGTAAAGTTACTCTACGTGGCCGCCGCATGTACGAATTCCTAGATCGCCTGATCACTGTTGCACTTCCACGTGTACGTGACTTTGAAGGTGTATCTCACAAGGCTTTCGACGGTCGTGGTAACTACGCGCTAGGTATCACTGAGCAAATCATTTTCCCTGAAATTGATTATGATCAAACGGACCGTGTACGTGGTATGGATATCGTTATCTGTACAACGGCTCAGAACAACGAAGAAGCGCATGCTCTGCTTGAAGCATTTGGTATGCCATTTAGAAGAAAGGTTCAATAA
- the rplF gene encoding 50S ribosomal protein L6, producing the protein MSRIGKQIISIPSGVEVNLAGRDVSVKGKLGQLAWTIPHDIEGKLEGSELSFTPTKQKVSNELSAAWGLTRAKVNNMVVGVSEGFVKELEIRGVGYRANVQGKTLNLSLGHSHPVAMEISSTLTVEVNDNTNVVVKGFDKEEVGQFAANVRKKRPVEPYKGKGVRYKGEHVVMKEGKKK; encoded by the coding sequence ATGTCTCGTATCGGAAAACAAATTATCAGCATTCCTTCTGGCGTAGAAGTGAATCTTGCTGGTCGTGATGTTTCAGTGAAGGGTAAGCTAGGTCAACTTGCTTGGACTATCCCTCATGACATCGAAGGTAAACTAGAAGGTTCTGAACTTTCTTTTACACCAACTAAGCAAAAAGTTAGCAACGAACTCAGCGCTGCTTGGGGCCTAACTCGCGCTAAAGTAAACAACATGGTTGTAGGTGTAAGCGAAGGTTTCGTAAAAGAACTAGAAATCCGTGGTGTTGGTTACCGTGCAAACGTTCAGGGTAAAACTCTGAACCTATCACTTGGACACTCTCACCCTGTAGCAATGGAAATCTCTTCAACTCTTACTGTTGAAGTGAACGACAACACAAACGTTGTTGTTAAAGGCTTCGATAAAGAAGAAGTTGGCCAGTTTGCTGCAAACGTGCGTAAAAAGCGTCCTGTAGAGCCTTACAAAGGTAAAGGCGTACGCTACAAAGGCGAGCACGTAGTGATGAAAGAAGGTAAGAAGAAGTAA
- the rpsH gene encoding 30S ribosomal protein S8 — translation MTMTDPIADMLTRIRNAQMVGKETVSIPASKVKNSILAVMKEEGYIADFTESGEGTEKAITVTLKYFDAKPVITEIRRKSKPGLRSYKSSSDVPLVRNGLGLAIVSTSQGMISDAKARELGIGGELICEMF, via the coding sequence ATGACTATGACAGATCCAATTGCAGATATGCTCACGCGTATCCGTAACGCACAGATGGTTGGTAAAGAAACTGTTTCTATCCCAGCATCTAAAGTTAAAAACAGCATTCTTGCTGTGATGAAGGAAGAAGGCTACATCGCTGACTTTACTGAATCAGGTGAGGGTACTGAAAAGGCGATTACAGTTACACTGAAATACTTCGATGCGAAGCCAGTGATCACTGAAATCCGTCGTAAATCAAAGCCTGGTCTACGTAGCTACAAGAGCTCATCTGATGTGCCTCTAGTACGTAACGGTCTTGGTCTTGCCATCGTTTCTACCTCTCAAGGTATGATTTCGGATGCTAAAGCTCGTGAGCTTGGCATTGGTGGTGAGCTGATTTGCGAAATGTTTTAA
- the rplB gene encoding 50S ribosomal protein L2, with protein sequence MALITYKPTSPGRRQLVAVDRSHLSKEGPEKSLVEPMKKKAGRNNAGRITTRHRGGGHKRKYRIIDFKRNKFDVEATVERLEYDPNRSAFIALVQYTDGEKAYIIAPQRLKVGDKVVAGTKVDIVPGNALPLKNIPVGTVVHNIELKPGKGGQMARSAGTYAQIIGRDSGNAQLRLASGEQRLVNEVCMATVGAVSNPDHGNTNLGKAGRKRWMGIRPTVRGVAMNPVDHPHGGGEGKTSGGRHPVSPWGMPTKGKRTRAKNKPSNKMIMRRRYDKKG encoded by the coding sequence ATGGCACTTATTACTTATAAGCCTACGTCTCCTGGACGTCGTCAGTTGGTAGCGGTAGACCGCTCTCACCTGTCAAAAGAGGGTCCTGAAAAGTCATTGGTTGAACCAATGAAGAAAAAGGCTGGTCGTAACAACGCTGGTCGTATTACAACGCGTCACCGTGGTGGTGGTCACAAGCGTAAATACCGTATCATCGATTTCAAACGTAACAAGTTTGACGTTGAAGCAACGGTAGAACGTCTTGAGTACGATCCAAACCGTAGCGCGTTCATCGCACTTGTTCAGTACACTGACGGTGAAAAAGCTTACATCATCGCTCCACAGCGCCTTAAAGTAGGTGACAAAGTGGTAGCGGGTACAAAGGTAGATATTGTTCCTGGTAACGCTCTACCACTTAAGAACATCCCAGTTGGTACTGTGGTTCACAACATTGAGCTGAAGCCTGGTAAAGGTGGTCAGATGGCACGTAGTGCTGGTACTTACGCTCAAATTATTGGTCGTGACAGTGGTAACGCTCAACTCCGTCTTGCTTCTGGTGAGCAGCGTCTTGTAAACGAAGTTTGCATGGCAACAGTTGGTGCGGTTTCTAACCCAGACCACGGTAACACGAACCTTGGTAAGGCTGGTCGTAAGCGTTGGATGGGTATTCGTCCTACGGTACGTGGTGTAGCTATGAACCCTGTTGATCACCCACATGGTGGTGGTGAAGGTAAGACAAGTGGTGGTCGTCACCCAGTTTCACCTTGGGGTATGCCAACTAAAGGTAAGCGTACACGTGCTAAGAACAAGCCGTCTAACAAAATGATTATGCGTCGTCGTTACGACAAGAAAGGGTAA